From Columba livia isolate bColLiv1 breed racing homer chromosome 5, bColLiv1.pat.W.v2, whole genome shotgun sequence, one genomic window encodes:
- the IGF2 gene encoding insulin-like growth factor II, protein MSSAVAHTDERCRQPAFLPGPPPPQEVESSSGSAKVQRMCAARRMLLLLLAFLAYALDSAAAYGTAETLCGGELVDTLQFVCGDRGFYFSRPVGRNNRRINRGIVEECCFRSCDLALLETYCAKSVKSERDLSATSLAGLPALSKESFQKPSHAKYSKYDVWQKKSSQRLQREVPGILRARQYRWQAEGLQAAEEARALHRPLISLPSQRPPAARASPETAGPQK, encoded by the exons atgTCAAGCGCCGTGGCACACACGGATGAGCGCTGCCGGCAGCCTGCCTTCCTTCccggcccgccgccgccgcaaGAAGTTGAGAGTAGCAGCGGGAGCGCCAAG GTGCAGAGGATGTGTGCGGCAAGacggatgctgctgctgctgctggctttcCTGGCCTATGCGCTGGATTCGGCTGCGGCATATGGCACAGCGGAGACCCTCTGCGGTGGGGAGCTGGTGGACACGCTGCAGTTCGTCTGTGGGGACAGGGGCTTCTACTTCA GTAGACCGGTGGGACGAAATAACCGGCGGATCAACCGGGGGATCGTGGAGGAGTGCTGCTTTCGGAGCTGCGACCTGGCTCTGCTGGAAACCTACTGTGCCAAGTCCGTCAAGTCCGAGCGTGACCTCTCCGCCACCTCACTGGCGGGCCTGCCGGCACTCAGCAAG GAGAGCTTCCAGAAGCCCTCACATGCCAAGTATTCCAAGTACGACGTGTGGCAGAAGAAGAGCTCCCAGCGGCTGCAGCGCGAGGTGCCCGGCATCCTGCGGGCCCGCCAGTACCGGTGGCAGGCGGAGGGGCTGCAAGCGGCCGAGGAGGCCAGGGCGTTGCACCGTCCCCTCATCTCCCTGCCCAGCCAGAGGCCCCCGGCGGCACGAGCCTCCCCTGAAACAGCTGGCCCCCAGAAATGA